Part of the Helicobacter bilis genome is shown below.
GAATCTATCTCACTAGATTCTGTATCGCTAGAATCTCTGCTTTGCTCGTTTGCTATGCTCTCAATATACCGCTCAATTTGTCGCAGCTGATCTTCTGCCCAAATCTTATTTTCTACAATGATATGTCTCTCTCCATTAGTGATATACACATCAATATTTTTATACTCTTTATACACCCTAGCATTGCGTGTATCACCAAACCACTCTCTAAGCCCCACACATTGTAAAAACTCTTCTAAAAACACATCGCCTTGATAGTGTTTGCCTAATGGATTTAGAAATCCGCGGATTAGCCTGCTATGTAACCTGACTTCATCGTTTTTACTCAACATTTGCAAGTAGGGATTAAAGTCATTATTCCCACGCCTTTTGTGAATCTCTGCTTGTTTTAAAAAGCCGCTTACTTTTTCAAAAAGGTCTTTATATTCCACACTTTTACCCTTTCTTTAAATTTAATGTAGTAAAGATTAATCGCTACAAATATAAATGTATATTATAATCAAAAATACAAAAAACAATAATACAGCTTTTAAGTCATTCACTTGAAAACTCTTTCTGCATACATTGTGTATTTTAACCCCCCCCCCCCCTAAAACCCCATTTTCCTCGTATTTATATGTGTATCTTTAAGCTTTGATTCTTCTTGTAACTTCTCTAATAATTGTTGTGAAGAAGTGATTGCTTCAAATCTAGCACTTCTAGCAATTAAAGCAAAATCTCCAAAGCAAATATTATCTAGCTTTTCCATCTCTTTTTTAATAGGACTAGTTTCTAAAAATTCTACATAGTCATTAATGCCTAAATAACATATAAGATATTTGTTTCAGGCTCACTTAATCCAAAGCACTCTTGTAAAAAGGTTTTTTATTGAAAAGGATAAAAGATTTTCTAAACAATCTGTTGTGAAACTGCTTTCAATTTTGACTGCAATGGGTGCTTACAATTCAATCAATTATACTTGCAAGACTGCATAAGATAAAAGCATATAACAATATCTTTTGTTTCAACTTTAGAAATAAATATTGTTGTATACGAGTGTTGTGATTTTGTGTAGCCCTCTATGCTTCTAAAGATGCAATGGATTTGTTTTAGATAGATGAAGTATAGCACACACTTTTGACATATTTATGTCAATATTATATCTTGAAAAATTTACATTGCAGCATAAGCCCAAGTTGGTAGGCATGGGCTAGGGGTTTTCTTTGGTGAAAATTGCTTGGAGTATGGTAATAAGTGCTTCGATAATATCTTTGTCATTAGTGAGTGAGATTGTAAAGATTCCTTTTTCAAATTGCAATGATGGTTGTTGTTTCAGTGATTGCTCTAACGACTTTCTACACTCATCACTAAGGGGTGTTATCACAAAGCTATTGTTTGCACATTGTATTTCGCATTTGCCTTTGATTTTTACACAATGATCTTTAGCTTTAATGCTTGCTACTCCTTTATATTCAGCTTTAAGTTTTAACTTTTCTTTAATCTTTTCTTTAAGTGTCCATAGAAATGGATTTATCAGAGGCGGTGTTCTTTTTATGTCTGTAAGTCTGTATATTTCTAATGACTTGTTCCATATAAATGAATTGTGATTATCCTTAAAAAAACTTTTGCTATATTTGATGAAATAGTATTGCCATTTCTGCGGATTAATTCTTTTTTTCTTACACTTTTTAAGCAACTCATCATCTCTTATTAATTTCTCTTTACACATAGCCCTAAAAGCTGTTGCCAACTCTCCGCTAATTTTATTTTTCCAATTTCGTGTCAGCATAATATGCCAAGCTTCTTTTCCGCCGACAAGAAATTTAGTCTTATTGTAAGTCTCGCCTAGCCAAAAATTACGATTAAATCTGTGATAAATAAGATTAGCGATAATGCTATGCGTTTGTTCTTTGTTTAAAATAATTTTAGCATTTTCTAGCATTGCTTTATCATCTTTATCTAAAGGCTTTTTTCCACTTGCTTTCACTTTGCCAAACAAAAGTTCCAAATCCCCTTTGAAATATTGATGATCTTCAAATTGCTTTATAATCTCATCTTTAGCCACTATATCTTTATTGCAGATTGCTATACATTCTTTGATATGCTCCCCCATATTATTGTGTATTGCACTTGTATAAAATAATACACCATTAGACAAATACTTTTGCCCCATATAATTGCAATAGTTTCTTACCTCACGCAACCTGTCAGTAAGTTTGTCAATCTTAGTTTCATCTTGTTTCTTCATAAGACAGATAAGACTAAAAAGATAAATAGCATATTGCTTTGTAAAGCCGTTGTCATTTTCGCTGCTTGGTGTGTTTGCTTTTCTAGCATAACAAATTCCTTGCACCATTGCAGCAAAAAGCTTTGTTCCATTTTCATTTTTTGTATCAAAAATACAAACTTTATCCCCCACTT
Proteins encoded:
- a CDS encoding DUF262 domain-containing protein, with the protein product MNTQSMTFKDLAEEYKYTIKIPRIQRDYAQGRKNAQKIREKFVRDLFEVLKGNDDKTLHLQFVYGSVKNNNEFIPLDGQQRLTTLYLLHWYIAMRNNTTESYLANFTHETRSSSKEFCKALSENTITIKNSTDISATIKDQAWFLPFWEQDPTIQSMLTMLDSIHTQAIKSSPDTPMLECFYKNLDKLTFSFIKLEDFGLDDELYIKMNARGELLNDFENFKAAFEDFVGKKFKDVKDKDNKPIPEAIAYKFDNEWLESVFNYVKEKEKDDMECIELAQSHMLNIIKYLCEMLYYKANENEKSSFDWDKVHFSQTESNNDEAKSSQGKIKDSTQTQNIHSMYKIFETQEELEILIYVFDNFDKIKDKAADIFTNFTTKIGNKVGDKVCIFDTKNENGTKLFAAMVQGICYARKANTPSSENDNGFTKQYAIYLFSLICLMKKQDETKIDKLTDRLREVRNYCNYMGQKYLSNGVLFYTSAIHNNMGEHIKECIAICNKDIVAKDEIIKQFEDHQYFKGDLELLFGKVKASGKKPLDKDDKAMLENAKIILNKEQTHSIIANLIYHRFNRNFWLGETYNKTKFLVGGKEAWHIMLTRNWKNKISGELATAFRAMCKEKLIRDDELLKKCKKKRINPQKWQYYFIKYSKSFFKDNHNSFIWNKSLEIYRLTDIKRTPPLINPFLWTLKEKIKEKLKLKAEYKGVASIKAKDHCVKIKGKCEIQCANNSFVITPLSDECRKSLEQSLKQQPSLQFEKGIFTISLTNDKDIIEALITILQAIFTKENP